A single genomic interval of Atribacterota bacterium harbors:
- a CDS encoding YbaK/EbsC family protein, with protein sequence MNQYEKKLQKFIKDNHIQCEYLQFDQSCHSVLEAARAANVDPDDCVKNICLIDAEDHLIVAIVKGDDRVSTSRVGRALNIERPRTATPDEILKKTGYPCGGTPSFGYQAEFLVDPAVMEKNIILTGGGSEYSLIKISPKELQKKNNGKVVKIRK encoded by the coding sequence ATGAATCAGTATGAAAAAAAATTACAAAAGTTTATTAAGGATAATCATATTCAATGTGAATATCTACAATTCGATCAATCATGTCATTCAGTTTTAGAAGCGGCCAGAGCAGCAAATGTGGATCCTGATGATTGTGTAAAAAATATCTGCTTGATTGATGCAGAAGATCATTTAATTGTAGCTATCGTGAAAGGCGATGACAGGGTAAGTACTTCCAGGGTTGGGAGAGCTTTAAATATAGAAAGACCGCGTACTGCCACGCCTGATGAAATTTTAAAGAAAACAGGTTATCCCTGTGGTGGGACGCCTTCTTTTGGATATCAGGCTGAATTTCTTGTTGATCCGGCTGTTATGGAAAAAAATATTATTTTAACTGGGGGAGGGTCTGAATACTCACTTATAAAAATATCTCCGAAAGAGTTGCAGAAAAAGAACAATGGTAAAGTTGTAAAAATCAGGAAATAA
- a CDS encoding EFR1 family ferrodoxin (N-terminal region resembles flavodoxins. C-terminal ferrodoxin region binds two 4Fe-4S clusters.): MLPLRRIKENKRMKARIFYFTGTGNSLVAAKKIAEGIGGCIDPVVRYKEQQTVKIKEEVIGIVLPVYLAQVYGIPEIVRQFLGKIEYVKNKYYFIVCTHGGYAYPNAFPTINRCVKIVRSHGGEINGRFYARFPMNNLDYEHIPVPIERDTSIILAKAEKKIELIIEMILKKKKGDIIIQDVFNFTLGRLLSIAKEPIMRSMRKYAQEKEDSKLTYPQLVHLSDKSIKFNEEKCIGCGICEKVCPVSNIKMDHGKPFWMHNCEMCFACDEWCPQKAIHHWGKLEGKDYHHPSIAVTDIIEQRKLGSIIEK, encoded by the coding sequence AACAGGAAACTCCCTCGTAGCTGCTAAGAAAATTGCTGAGGGTATAGGAGGATGTATAGATCCAGTAGTAAGATATAAAGAACAACAAACGGTTAAAATAAAAGAAGAGGTAATCGGAATCGTATTGCCCGTATATCTTGCTCAGGTTTATGGCATCCCAGAAATCGTGAGGCAGTTTCTTGGGAAGATAGAATATGTAAAAAACAAATATTACTTTATCGTATGTACCCATGGTGGATATGCCTATCCAAATGCATTTCCAACGATTAACCGTTGTGTTAAAATTGTGAGGTCACATGGCGGGGAAATAAATGGTAGATTCTATGCCCGATTTCCAATGAATAACTTAGATTATGAACATATTCCAGTTCCTATCGAAAGAGACACCTCAATAATATTGGCAAAAGCAGAAAAAAAGATAGAATTAATAATTGAAATGATATTAAAAAAGAAAAAAGGAGATATTATTATTCAGGATGTTTTTAATTTCACATTAGGACGACTATTATCGATTGCCAAGGAACCAATAATGAGATCCATGAGGAAATATGCTCAGGAAAAGGAAGATTCAAAATTAACCTATCCCCAACTTGTCCATTTATCGGACAAGAGTATAAAATTTAATGAAGAAAAATGCATTGGATGCGGGATATGTGAAAAAGTCTGTCCTGTTAGCAACATCAAAATGGACCATGGAAAACCATTTTGGATGCATAACTGCGAAATGTGTTTTGCTTGCGATGAATGGTGTCCGCAAAAGGCAATCCATCATTGGGGAAAACTGGAGGGAAAAGACTATCACCATCCCTCTATTGCAGTAACAGATATTATAGAGCAAAGGAAATTGGGGTCTATAATTGAAAAATAA